A window of the Acidimicrobiales bacterium genome harbors these coding sequences:
- a CDS encoding phosphotransferase, translating into MPTIDPAAIELIEQTDRLVEVLRRAGRIGGGEAWERHFARIRAAREPWATAVIMSDRGQVVGVHARSEAGPGSIAIDTDPPVWLDVWEFPNDPDLPSLSVAVAGLDDHDVIRYRPGNRCTMLASRDGLRRFVKVSADATAIDQITRIVHATVQRHEIHVAVPEPLGLTAAGQAVHLRIVSGRPLFDRIVSAEGPDWSYRIGEILGRLAAVEPEDGGAVTQGGASSFAIARRDHHEQRARTERAIGRASAQVPSLGPRLRFVLDQLDARQADLRPKAVSLVHGSPHLHQWLIDGDAIGLVDFDRFGWGDLELDIATYLAELDFERSSVAPIRDHEQAIANGAAIGGTELDPRRLWLYRLHKRVAKVARTAAAPRTDAAVRASDQLVDIERSLGAGPPA; encoded by the coding sequence GTGCCCACGATCGATCCTGCCGCCATCGAGCTGATCGAACAGACGGATCGACTGGTCGAGGTATTACGACGGGCGGGCCGCATCGGTGGCGGCGAAGCGTGGGAACGCCATTTCGCGCGCATCCGAGCCGCCCGTGAGCCCTGGGCGACGGCGGTGATCATGTCGGACCGAGGGCAGGTCGTCGGGGTCCATGCACGTTCGGAGGCGGGTCCTGGCTCCATCGCCATCGACACCGATCCTCCCGTCTGGCTCGACGTCTGGGAGTTCCCGAACGATCCCGACCTCCCATCGTTGTCCGTCGCCGTCGCCGGACTCGATGATCACGACGTGATCCGCTACCGCCCGGGGAACCGGTGCACGATGCTCGCGTCGCGAGACGGGCTCCGGCGGTTCGTGAAGGTCTCGGCCGACGCAACCGCGATCGATCAGATCACCCGCATCGTGCACGCAACGGTGCAGCGTCACGAGATCCACGTGGCCGTACCTGAGCCGCTCGGCCTGACCGCCGCGGGCCAGGCGGTGCACCTCCGCATCGTGTCGGGCCGACCCCTGTTCGACCGGATCGTGAGCGCCGAGGGCCCGGACTGGTCGTACCGCATCGGCGAGATCCTCGGAAGGCTGGCTGCAGTCGAACCGGAGGACGGCGGCGCCGTGACGCAGGGCGGCGCTTCGTCGTTCGCGATCGCACGTCGAGATCATCACGAGCAGCGCGCCCGCACCGAGCGAGCCATTGGTCGGGCATCGGCGCAGGTCCCGTCGCTCGGGCCGCGGCTCCGGTTCGTGCTCGATCAGCTCGACGCGAGACAGGCCGATCTCCGACCCAAAGCCGTCTCATTGGTCCACGGTTCGCCCCACCTCCATCAGTGGCTGATCGACGGCGACGCCATCGGGCTGGTCGACTTCGATCGCTTCGGATGGGGCGACCTCGAACTCGACATCGCCACGTATCTCGCCGAACTCGACTTCGAACGCTCGTCAGTGGCGCCGATTCGCGACCACGAGCAAGCCATCGCCAACGGTGCCGCCATCGGCGGTACCGAACTCGACCCTCGACGGCTGTGGCTCTATCGCCTCCACAAGCGAGTCGCCAAGGTCGCCCGCACCGCAGCAGCACCCCGCACCGACGCCGCCGTTCGAGCGTCGGATCAGCTTGTCGACATCGAACGCTCGTTGGGCGCGGGACCTCCGGCCTGA